The window CTCTAGGGAAAATCCAATGGTTTTCACCATGAAATCCAAGTTTAGTAGGAGACTCTTTGAATCCTATATAAAGTGTGATGGAAGTTGTTCCTTGGGTGCTAAGTGATTCCAATGGTGTTTGGAAATCTTTTGAAAATTCCTTTGGCAATAGTTTGTTGTATGTGGTGTAGGCACCGGCATCCGAGATGATCACATCCGCAAAAAAACTTTGTTCTGAAATGGTTTTTCCTTTTTGGACATCTACTTTCACACCAATGGCCTTGTCTCCTTCCAGAATGATTTCTTTGACTGTATGGAGGATCTTCATTGCCCCACCATTTTTTTCGACGATGGGTTCAATCGAATCCACAATTTTAGAAGATCCACCGATCGGAAAGTAACCTCCGTTAAAGTAATGTGCGACAATCATCGAATGGATGGCAAACGATGAATCTTTGGGAGGCAGTCCATAATCCCCCCATTGAGAACAAAGTAGTGCCTTGAGACTCTCATCTTGGAAATGTGTGTCCATGTATTCTTTTGTGGTGATGTAAGGAGTAGGGATATGCCCAAGCCCAAGTAGTTTGGCTGCTTTTTCGAAAAAAGCTGGAAGAGCTTTCAGTGTGAAATGCCTACCAAACCACTGAGTGAAAGTTTCTACATCTTTGAAGTATTGGTCGATGGCGACGGATTCATTTGGGAATTTGGATTTTAAATCGTTACGGAATCGTTCTTTTTCCCCATAAACGGGAAAACTAAACTCTGGATAATCAAAGACTTCAAATGGTTCTTCCATTTTTTGCCATTGGACACCACGTTTCGTAATCGAATCAAATAAGGTTCGTAACATCGAACCTTCTGCCAAATCTCCAATGTAATGGATACCCACATCCCATTCAAATTTTCCCAATCGTTTGAATGTGTGCGTAAAGCCACCTAACTTAAAATGACGTTCTAATACTAAAACTTTTTTGTTAGCGACTTGTGACAAAATGGAAGCGGCAGTGAGCCCGCCGATTCCCGATCCAATGATGATGGCATCGTACTTTGTTTCCATGTTTAGTACTTGGTTTCAACCGTGTATTCTAAAGTGACCACTTCATTTGCTTTCAGTGGAACATCAGCATATGTTTTGGTTGAGGATTCTTTTGTGAATTTATGAGATGATTTGGTAATGTTCCAATCTCCCCATAAACTTGCATAAAATCGAATTTCAATCGGTTCTTTTTTTCTATTACGTATTTCAACCGAATAGGAAGACTTTTCACCCCGTGAGAGTTTGAATACTTCATAGGCGAGTCGTTTTCCATTTGCCACAACATCAAACGCTTGGCCCGTTTTGATTTTGACTTCTTCATTCTCTGGAGTGTGATCGATGGTGTCCTCACCTAACAATTGTTGACGGCCTTTGGAATCTGCTTTGAACACACGGATGGTGCCTTGCGGAAGTGGTCGGCCTAAGTTATTCTTTTTAGCATTTTTAAAAATGTATTTAATGGTAGCGTTGTTGAAATTTTTTTCATTTCCTTCGTACATCGGAAGGTTTTCAAATACAAAGTATTTTTTGATTTCGATCCCTTCAGATTGGAAAAGTTGCACTTGTTTGGTTTGGTTATAACCAATGGTTGTTGGTTGGTCCAAGGTATATAAATAATACTCGGAAAGATTTTCTTGGTTAAACTCAGGTGCAGCTTCTGACACTTCATCATATTCCTTTACCATGGTTTTTTTCGCATAACGAGGTTGTGGTGAGTAAGCGGGGCGGTTGGAGAGTAAATTGACCTTTCCTGCCACCAATTGCAAAACTGCATTTTTAAATTCGGCTCCTGAATTGTTATTCAAAGTGACCCAAGAATTGAGTCCACATTCATTTTCGTCTTTATCCAAAACAAGAATGTAATCGGCAGACCAACCGAGGCCATTGGTTTGATAGGATACTTCGAGAGATTGTTCTTTTTCCGTATCGTTTTTTAATTTCCAAACTAATGTTGGTTTAGCGAATAAATTTTCAGGAATTGTAGGAACTGTGACCCGTCCATTGTATCCCAGTGATACTTCGTTTCCTATTTGGTAAACAGGACTGCCGTTATTGGCGATGAGTTTTGCTTTGACTGAAGTAGTTTTTTCTTTTCCGTCTTGGTAAAGGGTCACTTCTTTTCCAATGTATTTGTCCATCAAACGTTCAGGCGAAATCAAATCGTATTCGTAGTTTTGTTCAAACACTGTTAGTTTTTTTGGGTCTTCTCCTTTCACTCGAACCGTTTGAGGAATGATTTGTGAAGGGACATCTTCAAAACGTAAGGTGCGGATCCCTTTGGCTAAATTGAGAACACGTGTTTCTCTTACGAGGCCAATGCCTCCGTTATAGATGGTAACACTCACTGATTTTCGATCGGAATCTGTGGATAGATCGAAGGAACTATCAGAGGTGATGCTGGCTGTGACAAAAAAGAGAAGGGTAAAACTTGTGATAGATACGATTTTGGATTTCATGTACTCTCCCATGAGCATTCTACAGTCTGGAGACTTAAAAAACGAATGCAACCAAAATCGTTAGGGGAAAACTGCACTTTAAGAGGATTCATATGGCAAATGTAGTGAAAATCGGGGTGATTGGCGGAACAGGTTTGTATTCAATCGACGGGATGGAAATTCTAAAAGAAATCCACCCTGATACTCCGTGGGGAAAACCTTCTGATACCATCACCATTGGTCGATTCAAAGGAAAAGAAATTGCCTTTTTACCAAGGCATGGAAAGGGACATTTTTTAAATCCTAGCGAAGTCCCTGCTCGTGCGAACATTGCCGCATTAAAGCAGTTAGGTGTAGAAGAAATCATTGCCTTTAGTTCTGTGGGAAGTCTCCGACAAGAAATTGCACCACGAGATTTTGTGATTCCGTCACAGATCATTGATCGAACGAAATCGAGACATGCAACATTTTTTGAAAATGGTATGGTGGCCCATGCTCCGTTTGCTGATCCGTTTTCTTCCGGTCTTGCAAAAAAAGTAGAAGAAGCCGCAAAACAAATCAACCTTCCCATCCATACCAACAAAACTTTGATTTGTATGGAAGGACCTCTATTTTCAACAAGAGCCGAATCTCACATGTATCGTTCTTGGGGTGCTGATATCATCAACATGACAGTGTTGCCAGAAGCAAAACTTGCCAGAGAAGCAGAAATTCTATACCAAATGGTTTGTATGTCCACAGACTATGACTGTTGGAAAGAAGACGAAGCCCACGTCACTTTGGAGATGGTCCTTGCGAACTTGAGCACCAATGCAGATACTGCAAAAAAACTTTTGTCCACTCTGATTGACTTATTAGGAAAGTCGGATGATACGAGTTTGGTGGGAAGCACGAAGTTTTCTTTGGTGACGGCTCCGGAAAAAAGAAACCCAGAACAAATCAACAAACTTAAATTTTTATTCCCAAGTTATTTTTAAGTATGTGCAATTGCTTGCTCCAGTGTTGGAAAAATCTGGAGTAGGCTTTTTAGTTTTGTGAGTTCTAAAACATAACGTACTTTTTCAGAAGGGGATACAATCCGTATGTATCCCTGTTGTTTGACAAGCCGGGAGTGGATTCCCAAACAAACACCAAGTCCTGAACTATCAATATAACTCACTTGTTCAAAGTTTAAAAAAAGATGATGGATTCCCTTTGAAATTAAAATTTCCAAATTTTCTTTCATCACTTGGGAATTGTATAAATTGATTTCGCCAGATAACTCGAAATAAACGGCTGATTCAGGGAGTGGGACAAATCTCTGTTGTAGGACTTCCATTTTGAAATCCCCACTTTCTACGGTATAATCATCCCAATTTTCAATCATATGGAAATTTCCCTCACGCCATCCGAGATTTGAAACTTGTAGAAGTCTAACGCAAGGTTAAATTTTTGTTGATAACTTTTTTTCATTTCCGGGTTTATTTTGACAAAATGCTCTTTTTTGTCTAGTACGAGTACGCACCCACCAAACCCACCTCCAATCATTCTGGCACCCATGACTCCCAATCCTTTTAAGGTAGAAACGATGAAGTCCGTTTCTTCGCAAGACACTTCAAAATTTTTTGACAAGGATTCATGTGCGCCATACAAAGCTTCCCCCACTTGGGCAAACTGGTTTGTTTCCAAACCTTGGATGACAAGTTTTGTTCTCTCTCGTTCTGTCACAACATGAAGGGTTCGTTTTAGTTCTTCTGAGTTTAATCCACAATCTCTGATTTCTTCTTCAGAGAGAGCGACATCATACAATTGTTTGATATTTGGGTGTTTGATTTGAATTTTCGCCAATGCGGATTCACATTCTTGCCTACGTTTGTTATACGCACTGTCTTTGAGGTTGTGTTTTACGTTTGAATTGACGAGATAAAATTCATGATCACCTAATTCAAAATGGTGGTATGAGTATTTCAGACTTTCTGTATTGAGTGAGATACAATCATTTTCTTTTCCTACCGCAATGATGAATTGGTCCATGATCCCACATTTGGTACCGACAAAATTGTTTTCGGCTTTCTGTCCAATCACGGCAATTTGTTCTTTTGGAATACCAAGTCTGAATGTTTCGGAAATCGCAAAGCCAGTTACCACTTCTAATGCAGCTGAGGAAGAGAGCCCAGATCCTTGTGGGATATTTCCATCCACTAACACATCAAACCCAGGAACTTGATAACCTAGGGCTTCTATTTCTACGATGACACCTGTGATATAGTCAGTCCAAGGAGAAGTTGGATTGGGTCGGAAAGGTTTTTCCACCTTAATGGTTTCATGATAAGTAATGGAATGGAATTGATAGAATGGAGATTGGTTGGGACGCAAAAACAACTGAACCGAAAAATCAATTGCGGCTGGTAGGACAATTCCACCCAAATAGTCAACATGTTCTCCAATGATATTGATCCTTGCGGGTGCAACAAACATTCGTGGTTTGGAATTTGTTTTTCCAAATATATGTTCAAATTGATTCAAATTTTCTTTACTTCTCAATGAATCCACTTCATCTTCCTTTCGATGCTATACTTTATTTTAGGACAGGTGCTATGTCGAATCTAAAAATTTCAGATCGCTTTGTGAAACCCTTTCTTGACCAATCCAAATTGGAGAAAGAATTGGAAAGAGCGGAAATGGCTCGGCAAACCGTACTCAATGGATCCGGATTAGGAAATGAATTTTTAGGATGGGTAAACCTTCCTAGCCAAACAAAAGCAGAA of the Leptospira biflexa serovar Patoc strain 'Patoc 1 (Paris)' genome contains:
- a CDS encoding STAS domain-containing protein: MIENWDDYTVESGDFKMEVLQQRFVPLPESAVYFELSGEINLYNSQVMKENLEILISKGIHHLFLNFEQVSYIDSSGLGVCLGIHSRLVKQQGYIRIVSPSEKVRYVLELTKLKSLLQIFPTLEQAIAHT
- the galK gene encoding galactokinase, whose translation is MDSLRSKENLNQFEHIFGKTNSKPRMFVAPARINIIGEHVDYLGGIVLPAAIDFSVQLFLRPNQSPFYQFHSITYHETIKVEKPFRPNPTSPWTDYITGVIVEIEALGYQVPGFDVLVDGNIPQGSGLSSSAALEVVTGFAISETFRLGIPKEQIAVIGQKAENNFVGTKCGIMDQFIIAVGKENDCISLNTESLKYSYHHFELGDHEFYLVNSNVKHNLKDSAYNKRRQECESALAKIQIKHPNIKQLYDVALSEEEIRDCGLNSEELKRTLHVVTERERTKLVIQGLETNQFAQVGEALYGAHESLSKNFEVSCEETDFIVSTLKGLGVMGARMIGGGFGGCVLVLDKKEHFVKINPEMKKSYQQKFNLALDFYKFQISDGVREISI
- a CDS encoding DUF4139 domain-containing protein, which encodes MKSKIVSITSFTLLFFVTASITSDSSFDLSTDSDRKSVSVTIYNGGIGLVRETRVLNLAKGIRTLRFEDVPSQIIPQTVRVKGEDPKKLTVFEQNYEYDLISPERLMDKYIGKEVTLYQDGKEKTTSVKAKLIANNGSPVYQIGNEVSLGYNGRVTVPTIPENLFAKPTLVWKLKNDTEKEQSLEVSYQTNGLGWSADYILVLDKDENECGLNSWVTLNNNSGAEFKNAVLQLVAGKVNLLSNRPAYSPQPRYAKKTMVKEYDEVSEAAPEFNQENLSEYYLYTLDQPTTIGYNQTKQVQLFQSEGIEIKKYFVFENLPMYEGNEKNFNNATIKYIFKNAKKNNLGRPLPQGTIRVFKADSKGRQQLLGEDTIDHTPENEEVKIKTGQAFDVVANGKRLAYEVFKLSRGEKSSYSVEIRNRKKEPIEIRFYASLWGDWNITKSSHKFTKESSTKTYADVPLKANEVVTLEYTVETKY
- the mtnP gene encoding S-methyl-5'-thioadenosine phosphorylase, translating into MANVVKIGVIGGTGLYSIDGMEILKEIHPDTPWGKPSDTITIGRFKGKEIAFLPRHGKGHFLNPSEVPARANIAALKQLGVEEIIAFSSVGSLRQEIAPRDFVIPSQIIDRTKSRHATFFENGMVAHAPFADPFSSGLAKKVEEAAKQINLPIHTNKTLICMEGPLFSTRAESHMYRSWGADIINMTVLPEAKLAREAEILYQMVCMSTDYDCWKEDEAHVTLEMVLANLSTNADTAKKLLSTLIDLLGKSDDTSLVGSTKFSLVTAPEKRNPEQINKLKFLFPSYF
- a CDS encoding phytoene desaturase family protein; the protein is METKYDAIIIGSGIGGLTAASILSQVANKKVLVLERHFKLGGFTHTFKRLGKFEWDVGIHYIGDLAEGSMLRTLFDSITKRGVQWQKMEEPFEVFDYPEFSFPVYGEKERFRNDLKSKFPNESVAIDQYFKDVETFTQWFGRHFTLKALPAFFEKAAKLLGLGHIPTPYITTKEYMDTHFQDESLKALLCSQWGDYGLPPKDSSFAIHSMIVAHYFNGGYFPIGGSSKIVDSIEPIVEKNGGAMKILHTVKEIILEGDKAIGVKVDVQKGKTISEQSFFADVIISDAGAYTTYNKLLPKEFSKDFQTPLESLSTQGTTSITLYIGFKESPTKLGFHGENHWIFPRGNHDDSYAKRNDLIHGKPPMMYLSFPSLKNPEAEGHTAEAISFADYANFAKWKDEPWKKRGEDYNQLKATITEGMLQFLETRFPGFRDLIEFTELSTPITTETFTGHKEGSIYGLSCTPERFRQEWLGVRTTVKNLYLTGADACSPGVAGALMGGVATSSVVLGLTGTLRLMKELFQKSQETV